Sequence from the Kineosporia succinea genome:
CGGGGCTTGCGTCCCCGGATCGCGGCCGGGTCGAGCGCGGCGGCCCGCAGGGCCTGGGTGTAGGGCTCGGCCGGGTGGGACAGCACCTGCCGGGTGGGGCCGGCCTCGACCACGCGCCCGGCCTTCATCACGATCACGTCCTGACTGATCTCCCGTACCACGCCGAGGTTGTGCGAGATGAACAGGTAGCTGACGCCGGTCTGCTCCTGCAGATCGACGAGGAGCCTGAGCACCTGGGCCTGCACCGACACGTCGAGCGCGCTGGTGGCCTCGTCGCAGACCAGCAGCTCGGGCCGGCTGGCCAGGGCCCGGGCGATGCCGATGCGCTGGCGCTGGCCGCCGGAGAACTCGGCCGGGCCGCGCCGGAGCGCGGTGGAGGGCAGGCCCACCAGGTCGATGAGCCGGGCCGCCTCGGCGTTCCGCTCGGCGGCGCTCGAGAGGCCGCGCAGCCGCAGCGGTTCGGCCACGATCTGCTGGGCGCTCAGGTGCGGGTCGAGCGATCCGTAGGGGTCCTGGAACACCATCTGGATGCGGGAACGCAGCGGCCGCAGGCGTTTCTCGGGCAGCTGGGCGATGTCGGTGCCGCCGTCGTCGCCGCCCAGCACGATCGAGCCGGAGGTGGGCCGCACCAGCCGGACCAGGGCGCGGGCCACGGTGGACTTGCCGCAGCCGGACTCGCCGACCAGGGCCAGGGTGCGGCCCTGGCCGACGCTGAAGCTGACGTCGTCGACGGCCCGGAACGTCCCGGCGGCGACCGGGTAGTCGACGACCAGGTTCGAGACGGTGAGAACACTGCTCACGGGTGGGCTCCTTCCGGGCGGCCGGCCCCGGTGACCGGACTGGTGACCGGACTGGTGACCGGACTGGTGACGGGACTGGTGACGGGACTGGTGACCTCCGCGCGCCGGGGGACCGACGCGTCCTGCGTCGGGATCTCCAGGCGGGGGATGGCCGCGAGCAACTGCTGGGTGTACGGCGTCTGCGGCCGGTCGACGATGTCCTCGACCTCGCCGCTCTCGGTGAACTGCCCGGCCCTCATCACGTGGATGCGGTCGGAGACCACGCGGGCCACGCCGAGGTCGTGCGTGATCATGAGAATGCCGATGCCGGTGCGCTCCTGGAGCTCGAGCAGCAGGTCGAGCACACCGGCCTGCACGGTCACGTCGAGGGCGCTGGTGGGCTCGTCGGCGACCAGCAGGCGGGGTTCGCCGGCCAGCGCGATCGCGATGAGGATGCGCTGCAGCATGCCGCCGGAGAGCTGGTGCGGGTACTTCTTCAGCTGGCCGCCGGGATCGGGGATGTGGACCTGGGTGAGCAGGTCGGCCGCCTTCGAGGAGGCGTCGGCGCGGCTCAGGGAGGGATGCCCGCGCCGTACCGCCTGCACCAGCTGCCGGCCGATCGTGAGCACGGGGTTGAGGGCCGTCATCGGGTCCTGCGGGACGAGTGAGACCGAGCGGCCGCGGAGCCCGGCGATCGCGGCCGGGTCCGAGAGGACGTCCCGGCCGATGAGCTCCACCGAGCCCGACAGCACCGCCAGGCCGGGCGGGAGGAGCCGGAGGACGCCCATCGCTGTGGTGGACTTGCCCGAGCCGGACTCGCCGATGAGAGTGACCGTCTCACCCTCGCAGACCCGGAAGGTGACGCCGTCCACCGCGCGCACCACCCCCGCGTCCGTGATCAGTTCGATCTGGAGCTCTTTCACGTCGAGCAGGGGAGTGTTCACGGCCGGACCGCCTTCCGCCGCCGGGCGCGATCCCGGATGCCGTCGCCGAGCAGGTTCACGCCGACCACGAGGAGCACGATGACGAGGCCGGGCAGGGTGACCAGCCACCACGAGGTGGTGATGTAGTTCTGGCCGTCGGAGATGATGCGGCCCCAGGTGGCGAAGGGCCGTTGCGGGCCGGCCCCGAGGTAGCTGAGGGCGCTCTCCAGCAGCACGGCCTGGGCCAGCAGCAGGAGCACCACCAGCGAGGCCGGGCGGATCACGTTGGGCAGCACGTGCCGGGCCAGGATCTGCAGCCGGGGCAGACCGAGCACCCGGGCCGCGGCCACGTAGGGCTTCTCGCGTTCGACGAGCACGAGAGACCGCGTCAGCCGGGCCACCTCGGGCCACTGAGCGAACGCGATCACCCCGGTGATGACCGGCAGCGAGGGCCCGAACAGGGCGACGACGAGCAGGAGCATCATCAGCAGGGGCAGCGACATCTGGGCCTCGAGGAAGCGTGAGACCAGCGCGTCGACCCAGCCACCGAAGAAGCCCGCGGCCGATCCGGCGGCGATGCCGATGATCCCGGAGACGGTGATGGCCAGCAGGCCGATCGCGACCGAGACCTGGCCGCCGTGCAGCACCAGCGAGAGCAGGTCGCGGCCGAGGGCGTCGGTGCCGAAGACGTGCCCGTCGGTGAAGGGAGCCAGACGGCGGGCCGAGAGGTCCTGCCGGTCCGGGTCGGGCAGCGGCAGCACCTGGGCCAGGGCGACGGGCACGAGCACGATCAGCGTGCACACGGCTCCGGTGATCGTCTTGAACCGGTTGGCCCGGTGCCGCCCGGCCACCGTCGATGTCCGGAGGTCCGAAGCGTTCACGGCGGAGGGTCTTTCAACGGCCGGTGCGCTCATGACGCCGCCTTCCCGAGGCGGACCCGCGGGTCCAGCAGCGGATAGAGAAGATCGATGAGGAGCTGGACGAGCACGGCCAGCACCGAGGTGACGAGCACGGTCGCCACGATCAGCGGGTAGTCGCGGGTCTCGAGCGCCCGCACCACCAGCGAGCCGACGCCGGGCCAGGCGAACACCACCTCGACCACGACCACGCCGTTGAGCAGGGCCGCGAACCGGGTGCCGAGGGCGGTGACGACCGGGACGGCCGCGTTGGCCATGGCGTACTGCCAGGTGA
This genomic interval carries:
- a CDS encoding ATP-binding cassette domain-containing protein, which codes for MSSVLTVSNLVVDYPVAAGTFRAVDDVSFSVGQGRTLALVGESGCGKSTVARALVRLVRPTSGSIVLGGDDGGTDIAQLPEKRLRPLRSRIQMVFQDPYGSLDPHLSAQQIVAEPLRLRGLSSAAERNAEAARLIDLVGLPSTALRRGPAEFSGGQRQRIGIARALASRPELLVCDEATSALDVSVQAQVLRLLVDLQEQTGVSYLFISHNLGVVREISQDVIVMKAGRVVEAGPTRQVLSHPAEPYTQALRAAALDPAAIRGRKPRSVLQAQKVA
- a CDS encoding ABC transporter ATP-binding protein; protein product: MNTPLLDVKELQIELITDAGVVRAVDGVTFRVCEGETVTLIGESGSGKSTTAMGVLRLLPPGLAVLSGSVELIGRDVLSDPAAIAGLRGRSVSLVPQDPMTALNPVLTIGRQLVQAVRRGHPSLSRADASSKAADLLTQVHIPDPGGQLKKYPHQLSGGMLQRILIAIALAGEPRLLVADEPTSALDVTVQAGVLDLLLELQERTGIGILMITHDLGVARVVSDRIHVMRAGQFTESGEVEDIVDRPQTPYTQQLLAAIPRLEIPTQDASVPRRAEVTSPVTSPVTSPVTSPVTSPVTGAGRPEGAHP
- a CDS encoding ABC transporter permease, producing the protein MSAPAVERPSAVNASDLRTSTVAGRHRANRFKTITGAVCTLIVLVPVALAQVLPLPDPDRQDLSARRLAPFTDGHVFGTDALGRDLLSLVLHGGQVSVAIGLLAITVSGIIGIAAGSAAGFFGGWVDALVSRFLEAQMSLPLLMMLLLVVALFGPSLPVITGVIAFAQWPEVARLTRSLVLVEREKPYVAAARVLGLPRLQILARHVLPNVIRPASLVVLLLLAQAVLLESALSYLGAGPQRPFATWGRIISDGQNYITTSWWLVTLPGLVIVLLVVGVNLLGDGIRDRARRRKAVRP